A single region of the Erythrobacter sp. genome encodes:
- a CDS encoding branched-chain amino acid aminotransferase, whose product MDFTRLPHPSPTPPERRAELIADPGFGKVFTDHMVAIDYDEEKGGWQEAVLAPRGPIALDPAASVLHYAQEIFEGMKAYAHADGGLALFRPEANARRFNASARRMAMPEIPEDTFLSAVREAVLADAEWLPPIEGGSLYIRPFMFASEAFLGVRPAKQYKFMVILSAAGSYFKGGVAPVKIWVAQGYVRAAPGGTGAAKTGGNYAASLVPQAQASEHGCDQVVFLDAVENKWIEELGGMNLFFVRRDGSVVTPPLTGTILPGITRESLIALLTEEGLEVREEPYSLEQWRTEAESGELLETMACGTAAVVTPVGTVASPEGEFTIGAGGTGQLTAKIRERLVAIQHGTAPDPRGWVTRL is encoded by the coding sequence ATGGACTTCACCCGCCTCCCCCACCCCTCGCCCACGCCGCCCGAGCGGCGCGCCGAACTCATCGCCGATCCCGGTTTCGGCAAGGTCTTCACCGATCACATGGTCGCAATCGACTATGACGAGGAAAAGGGAGGCTGGCAGGAGGCCGTGCTGGCCCCACGCGGGCCCATCGCGCTCGATCCGGCGGCGAGCGTGCTGCATTACGCGCAGGAAATCTTCGAGGGCATGAAAGCCTACGCCCATGCGGACGGCGGGCTCGCCCTTTTCCGGCCCGAGGCGAACGCGCGCCGCTTCAACGCCAGCGCGCGGCGCATGGCGATGCCCGAAATCCCCGAAGACACCTTCCTTTCAGCAGTGCGCGAGGCGGTGCTGGCCGATGCCGAATGGCTGCCCCCGATCGAGGGCGGATCGCTCTACATCCGCCCTTTCATGTTCGCCTCCGAAGCCTTTCTCGGCGTGCGCCCGGCCAAGCAATACAAGTTCATGGTGATCCTCTCGGCCGCGGGGAGCTATTTCAAGGGCGGCGTCGCGCCGGTGAAGATCTGGGTCGCGCAAGGATATGTCCGCGCCGCTCCCGGCGGGACGGGCGCGGCCAAGACCGGCGGCAATTACGCCGCGAGCCTCGTGCCGCAGGCGCAGGCGAGCGAGCACGGCTGCGACCAGGTCGTCTTCCTCGATGCGGTCGAGAACAAGTGGATCGAGGAACTGGGCGGCATGAACCTGTTCTTCGTCCGCCGCGACGGCAGCGTCGTCACCCCGCCGCTGACCGGCACGATCCTGCCCGGCATCACGCGCGAGAGCCTGATCGCGCTGCTGACCGAAGAAGGGCTGGAGGTGCGCGAGGAGCCCTACAGTCTCGAGCAATGGCGCACCGAAGCGGAAAGCGGCGAGCTGCTCGAGACGATGGCCTGCGGCACGGCAGCGGTCGTCACGCCCGTAGGCACGGTCGCTTCGCCCGAGGGCGAATTCACCATCGGCGCCGGAGGCACGGGACAGCTCACCGCGAAAATCCGCGAGCGGCTGGTCGCGATCCAGCACGGCACCGCGCCCGACCCGCGCGGCTGGGTGACGCGGCTGTGA
- a CDS encoding TlyA family RNA methyltransferase, with protein MTNPAKPSSKAAKRRVDHLLVERGLAESRSRAQALVMAGVVFAGEAKVDKPGQQVAEDTALEVRGRDHPWVSRGGIKLAHALDHFAIDVTGATAMDIGSSTGGFTDVLLQKGADHVFAVDSGTNQLAWKLRQDSRVTVLEKTSARILTRERIDRDCGLVVCDASFISLAKVLERPLELAAQRCRVVALIKPQFEVGREEVGKGGVVRDPALHERVCGEVRDWLEGIGFALDGIVPSPITGPQGNVEFLVSAQRG; from the coding sequence ATGACCAATCCGGCGAAACCCTCTTCCAAGGCGGCGAAACGGCGTGTCGATCACCTGCTGGTCGAGCGCGGCCTCGCGGAAAGCCGCAGCCGCGCGCAGGCGCTGGTGATGGCGGGCGTGGTGTTCGCGGGCGAGGCCAAGGTCGACAAGCCCGGACAGCAGGTCGCCGAGGATACCGCGCTGGAAGTGCGCGGGCGCGACCATCCCTGGGTCAGCCGCGGCGGGATCAAGCTCGCCCACGCGCTCGATCATTTCGCCATCGACGTGACGGGAGCGACCGCCATGGACATCGGCTCGTCCACCGGGGGTTTTACCGACGTGCTTTTGCAGAAGGGCGCGGATCATGTCTTCGCGGTCGATTCGGGGACCAACCAGCTCGCCTGGAAGCTGCGGCAGGACAGCCGCGTGACCGTGCTCGAGAAGACCAGCGCGCGGATCCTCACGCGCGAGCGGATCGACCGCGACTGCGGCCTCGTCGTGTGCGATGCGAGCTTCATTTCGCTGGCGAAGGTGCTCGAGCGCCCGCTCGAACTGGCGGCGCAGCGATGCCGCGTGGTCGCGCTCATCAAGCCGCAATTCGAGGTCGGGCGCGAAGAGGTCGGCAAGGGAGGGGTGGTGCGCGATCCGGCCCTGCACGAGCGAGTCTGCGGTGAAGTGCGCGACTGGCTGGAAGGGATCGGCTTCGCTCTCGACGGGATCGTGCCGAGCCCGATCACCGGGCCGCAGGGCAATGTCGAATTCCTCGTGAGCGCGCAGCGCGGCTGA
- a CDS encoding restriction endonuclease: MTHITIREWGHAKFGEGLTREQAHALHAAACEHPLAREDATNILVLGRDRIVARQMVGMVAAKGCSLEILPKVDPDADDSESERAVRERLVRMLDVALGLDLDIGAEAAIARQKATLLEILIDAFATRLLAEVRRGLPRAYRQHEDDLAALRGRLDVTRQFTRNAVRPDRLACRFDELEADTPLMRIMAAASVFLARHARSHATRRKLDELRHTLADIPLMPLALLPWNEVRIDRTNRRWAALFRLAEVLLQRDWQATHHAAKAPDGLTLLFPMNDLFEKYVAVLLRRALAGWGIEVIEQGGHRACLGAFTGERLESGTVFSTKPDIILRASGEILAIIDTKWKRLSADPLDRKHGVSQADVYQLMAYARLYDTERLMLLYPGVPGEAPLARKPFGIAGGRESLSVETIDMAQDEAALKSSLAQLFDRMLATGAEPLLRVAG; encoded by the coding sequence ATGACCCACATCACCATCCGCGAATGGGGCCATGCGAAATTCGGCGAGGGGCTGACCCGCGAACAGGCCCACGCGCTCCACGCCGCCGCCTGCGAGCATCCGCTGGCGCGCGAGGACGCGACGAATATCCTTGTTCTGGGACGCGACCGGATCGTCGCCCGGCAGATGGTCGGCATGGTCGCCGCCAAGGGGTGCAGCCTCGAGATCCTGCCCAAGGTCGATCCCGATGCGGACGACAGCGAGAGCGAAAGGGCGGTGCGCGAAAGGCTCGTGCGGATGCTCGACGTCGCGCTCGGGCTCGATCTCGACATCGGGGCCGAAGCGGCCATTGCGCGGCAGAAGGCGACTTTGCTCGAAATCCTGATCGATGCCTTCGCCACGCGCCTGCTTGCCGAAGTGCGGCGCGGGCTTCCGCGGGCCTATCGCCAGCACGAGGACGACCTTGCCGCGCTGCGCGGAAGGCTGGACGTGACCCGCCAGTTCACCCGCAACGCGGTGCGGCCCGACCGGCTCGCCTGCCGCTTCGACGAGCTCGAGGCGGACACGCCGCTGATGCGCATCATGGCGGCGGCGAGCGTTTTCCTCGCGCGCCATGCCCGCTCTCACGCCACCCGGCGCAAGCTCGACGAACTGCGCCATACGCTCGCCGACATTCCGCTCATGCCTCTCGCGCTGCTGCCGTGGAACGAGGTGCGCATCGACCGCACCAATCGCCGCTGGGCCGCGCTGTTCCGGCTAGCCGAGGTCCTGCTCCAGCGCGACTGGCAGGCGACCCACCATGCGGCCAAGGCGCCGGACGGACTGACCCTGCTGTTCCCGATGAACGACCTGTTCGAGAAATACGTCGCGGTCCTGCTGCGCCGCGCGCTGGCCGGGTGGGGGATCGAGGTGATCGAACAGGGCGGCCACCGCGCCTGCCTCGGCGCTTTCACCGGCGAGCGTCTCGAAAGCGGCACGGTCTTCAGCACCAAGCCCGACATCATCCTGCGTGCGAGCGGTGAAATCCTCGCGATCATCGACACCAAATGGAAGAGGCTGAGCGCCGACCCGCTCGACCGCAAGCACGGGGTGAGCCAGGCCGATGTCTACCAGCTGATGGCCTATGCGCGGCTCTACGACACCGAGCGGCTGATGCTGCTCTATCCGGGCGTGCCGGGGGAAGCGCCGCTGGCTCGCAAGCCCTTCGGCATCGCGGGCGGGCGCGAATCCCTCAGCGTCGAGACGATCGACATGGCGCAGGACGAAGCGGCGCTGAAAAGCTCGCTCGCGCAACTATTCGACCGAATGCTCGCCACCGGTGCCGAGCCGCTCCTGCGGGTCGCGGGCTAG
- a CDS encoding pirin family protein, translated as MIELRPFESLGAANHGWLDAHHHFSFAGYHDPARVHWGALRVWNDDTIAPGTGFPTHPHSDMEIITYVRKGAITHRDSMGNEGRTEAGDVQVMSAGTGVRHSEYNLEDTETTLFQIWIIPDSRGGAPGWGARKFPKGERSGAFVPLASGMDGDGDKAQGALPIRADARVLGASVKAGEAVTYRPRSADRHLYLVPASGRVRVDQVEAKARDGIAITAMDEVTVTALEDAELVLVDAA; from the coding sequence ATGATCGAACTCAGGCCCTTTGAAAGCCTCGGCGCGGCCAATCACGGCTGGCTCGATGCGCATCACCACTTTTCCTTTGCGGGTTACCACGACCCGGCGCGCGTCCACTGGGGCGCGCTGCGGGTCTGGAACGACGACACGATTGCGCCGGGCACGGGTTTCCCGACCCACCCGCACAGCGACATGGAAATCATCACCTATGTCCGCAAAGGCGCGATCACGCACCGCGATTCCATGGGCAATGAAGGCCGCACCGAAGCGGGCGACGTTCAGGTGATGAGCGCCGGGACCGGTGTTCGGCACTCGGAATACAATCTCGAGGACACCGAAACGACGCTGTTCCAGATCTGGATCATCCCCGATAGCCGCGGCGGCGCGCCCGGCTGGGGCGCGCGCAAGTTCCCCAAGGGCGAGCGCTCCGGCGCCTTCGTCCCGCTCGCAAGCGGCATGGACGGCGACGGGGACAAAGCTCAGGGGGCCCTACCCATCCGCGCCGATGCCCGCGTCCTCGGCGCGAGCGTGAAGGCGGGCGAGGCCGTCACCTACCGCCCCCGTTCGGCCGACCGCCACCTCTACCTGGTCCCCGCCAGCGGGAGGGTGCGCGTCGATCAGGTCGAGGCCAAGGCTCGCGACGGGATCGCCATCACGGCGATGGACGAAGTGACCGTCACCGCGCTGGAGGATGCCGAACTCGTCCTCGTCGACGCGGCCTGA
- a CDS encoding NAD(+) synthase, giving the protein MADQTHPFFDMHAHGLVRVATATPATRTADVAFNTAGVLAEAARAHEANVDLVVYPELTLSSYAIDDLHLQHAMLDRVEQAIAEIVEASDDFTPVLVLGAPLRRGDKLHNCALVIAGGELLGVVPKSYLPNYREFYEKRYFAHGRGCEDTWIAVNGEEVPFGTDLVFAAANLPGFTFGIEICEDFWAPLPPGNMAALAGAHILCNLSASPITIGRADDRHLHCRSSSSRAICAYVYSASGHGESTTDLAWDGQGVIYELGDLLAESVRFELEPALNIVDVDTDRIAAERMRNQTFADAAEAHGAPAESYRRIVFEHACSAGDIGLIRPVRRFPFVPNNVKTLDEDCYEAFNIQVDALMRRIQATRAKALVIGISGGLDSTHALIVAAKACDRLGLPRTTIRGYTMPGFGTSDETKANAWKLMESFGITAEEIDIRPAAEKMLADMGHPYSQGEAHYDVTFENVQAGLRTDYLFRLAGLHGGFVIGTGDLSELALGWCTYGVGDQMSHYGVNAGVPKTLIRYLIRWTIQTGQFDAACAEVLQAVHDTVISPELVPAGEDGAIQSTEDMIGPYELNDFFLHHTVRFGQRPSKIAFLAWHAWKDREAGEWPVDFPEDTRNEYDLPTIAHWLENFCRRFFGFSQFKRSALPNGPKVSSGGALSPRGDWRAPSDAVADVWIEELRESLPQDAFPARD; this is encoded by the coding sequence ATGGCAGACCAGACGCACCCCTTCTTCGATATGCACGCCCACGGCCTCGTCCGGGTGGCGACCGCGACGCCCGCGACGCGCACCGCCGATGTCGCGTTCAACACCGCCGGCGTGCTGGCCGAAGCGGCGCGCGCGCACGAGGCCAACGTCGATCTTGTCGTCTATCCCGAACTCACGCTGTCCTCCTACGCGATCGACGACCTGCACCTGCAGCACGCGATGCTCGACCGGGTCGAACAGGCGATCGCCGAAATCGTCGAGGCATCGGACGACTTCACCCCGGTGCTGGTGCTCGGCGCGCCGCTCAGGCGCGGGGACAAGCTGCACAATTGCGCGCTGGTGATCGCAGGCGGCGAGCTGTTGGGCGTCGTGCCCAAGAGCTATCTGCCCAATTACCGCGAGTTCTACGAGAAGCGCTATTTCGCCCATGGGCGCGGGTGCGAGGACACGTGGATCGCGGTGAACGGGGAGGAAGTGCCCTTCGGGACCGATCTCGTCTTTGCCGCGGCGAACCTGCCCGGCTTTACCTTCGGGATCGAGATCTGCGAGGATTTCTGGGCGCCGCTGCCCCCCGGAAACATGGCCGCGCTCGCGGGCGCGCATATCCTGTGCAACCTGTCGGCCTCGCCCATCACCATCGGGCGCGCTGACGACCGGCACCTGCATTGCCGCTCGTCGTCCTCCCGCGCGATCTGCGCCTATGTCTATTCGGCGAGCGGGCACGGGGAGAGCACGACCGATCTTGCCTGGGACGGGCAGGGCGTGATCTACGAACTCGGCGACCTGCTTGCCGAAAGCGTACGCTTCGAGCTCGAGCCGGCCTTGAACATCGTCGATGTCGACACGGACCGGATCGCGGCCGAGCGGATGCGCAACCAGACCTTCGCTGACGCCGCCGAGGCGCACGGGGCTCCCGCCGAGAGCTATCGCCGGATCGTGTTCGAGCACGCCTGTTCGGCAGGCGACATCGGCCTCATCCGCCCCGTGCGCCGCTTCCCATTCGTGCCGAACAATGTGAAGACACTGGACGAGGACTGCTACGAGGCGTTCAACATCCAGGTCGATGCGCTGATGCGGCGGATCCAGGCGACGCGGGCGAAAGCCCTCGTCATCGGCATTTCGGGCGGGCTCGATTCGACCCATGCGCTGATCGTCGCGGCCAAGGCGTGCGACCGGCTCGGCCTGCCGAGGACGACGATCCGCGGCTACACCATGCCCGGCTTCGGCACCTCGGACGAGACCAAGGCGAACGCGTGGAAGCTGATGGAAAGCTTCGGCATCACCGCCGAGGAAATCGACATCCGCCCGGCGGCGGAAAAGATGCTCGCCGACATGGGCCACCCCTATTCGCAAGGCGAGGCGCATTACGACGTCACTTTCGAGAACGTGCAGGCGGGGCTGCGCACCGATTACCTCTTCCGCCTCGCGGGGCTCCACGGCGGCTTCGTGATCGGGACGGGCGACCTTTCCGAACTGGCTTTGGGCTGGTGCACTTATGGCGTGGGCGACCAGATGAGCCATTACGGGGTCAATGCGGGCGTGCCCAAGACGCTCATCCGCTATCTCATCCGCTGGACGATCCAGACGGGGCAATTCGACGCGGCCTGCGCCGAGGTGCTGCAGGCGGTCCACGACACGGTGATCAGCCCCGAACTGGTCCCGGCGGGCGAGGACGGCGCGATCCAGTCGACCGAGGACATGATCGGGCCTTACGAGCTCAACGACTTCTTCCTCCACCACACGGTCCGTTTCGGCCAGCGCCCGTCCAAGATCGCGTTCCTCGCCTGGCACGCGTGGAAGGACCGCGAGGCGGGCGAATGGCCGGTCGATTTTCCCGAGGACACCCGGAACGAATACGACCTTCCCACCATCGCGCACTGGCTCGAGAACTTCTGCCGCCGGTTCTTCGGCTTCTCGCAGTTCAAGAGGAGTGCGCTGCCCAACGGGCCGAAGGTATCCTCGGGAGGTGCCCTGTCCCCGCGCGGAGACTGGCGCGCGCCGTCCGATGCGGTGGCCGACGTGTGGATCGAGGAACTGCGCGAGAGCCTTCCGCAAGACGCTTTCCCGGCGCGGGACTGA
- a CDS encoding LysR family transcriptional regulator, with protein sequence MKLGEPSIDQLRIFLCVAETGSFGGAAREMGRTVSAISYGIAQMEAQLGVRLFERQGSRRPVLTEAGEGLLPEARAVADRVDALMAKTRSLHAGLESAVGLVLDVMVPGEVTAGVLRDFRRMFPTTALTLNIEGLGAVAACLLEGAGDLAIGGPVIADHPALERQAVGEVELVPVAAPGHPLARLSREGRAAPGESRKHLQLVLADRSNLTEGREFSVLSPLTWRLGDLGAKHTLLLEGLGWGNMPRAMVAGDLTRGKLVALDLPERPGAHYRLSALWRRDTRLGPATSWLIDAFRERLEERA encoded by the coding sequence ATGAAACTTGGCGAGCCCAGCATCGACCAGCTGCGCATCTTCCTGTGCGTCGCGGAAACCGGCAGTTTCGGCGGCGCGGCGCGGGAAATGGGGCGCACGGTCTCGGCGATCAGCTACGGCATCGCGCAGATGGAAGCCCAGCTCGGCGTGCGCCTGTTCGAACGCCAAGGATCGCGCCGCCCGGTCCTGACCGAAGCGGGCGAGGGCCTGCTGCCCGAAGCGCGCGCGGTCGCCGACCGGGTCGATGCTCTGATGGCGAAGACGCGCAGCCTCCATGCGGGGCTCGAATCCGCGGTGGGCCTCGTTCTCGACGTGATGGTGCCGGGCGAGGTCACAGCGGGCGTGCTGCGCGATTTCCGGCGGATGTTCCCGACAACCGCGTTGACGCTCAATATCGAGGGGCTGGGCGCGGTCGCGGCCTGCCTATTGGAAGGGGCGGGCGACCTCGCGATCGGCGGCCCCGTCATCGCCGACCATCCCGCGCTCGAGCGGCAGGCGGTGGGCGAGGTCGAACTGGTCCCGGTCGCCGCGCCCGGCCACCCGCTTGCAAGGCTCTCGCGCGAAGGCCGCGCCGCGCCGGGCGAGAGCCGCAAGCACCTGCAACTCGTCCTCGCCGACCGATCGAACCTCACCGAGGGGCGCGAATTCTCCGTCCTGAGCCCGCTGACATGGCGGCTGGGCGACCTCGGGGCGAAGCACACGCTGCTGCTCGAAGGGCTGGGCTGGGGCAATATGCCGCGCGCGATGGTGGCGGGCGATCTGACGCGGGGGAAACTGGTCGCGCTCGACCTGCCGGAAAGGCCCGGCGCGCATTACCGGCTTTCGGCGCTGTGGCGGCGCGACACGCGGCTGGGGCCGGCGACGAGCTGGCTGATCGATGCGTTCCGCGAAAGGCTGGAGGAGCGGGCCTAG
- a CDS encoding DMT family transporter has translation MNVLWALNVVVSKLAVDELALPPLFYAALRSALVVLALAPLLRRVPERLPRVLAVGLAISGGSFALLFVGLQSASPSAAGIVSLSGAPLTVLFAILFLKEEVRWRRGIGIALTFAGVAVAIGSPSGLESGWGLAFVFASAVVGALGSVFFKRLSIGAVEMQAWAGVASALVLFPLSFALENGQGASLAANPLAAAGCVVFAGLIVSVGAHSSYYRLFQRYDANMIVPFTLLTPLLTIAFGAWLTGDPVGWRLLAGGGIALAGVAIIVLRPSASIFKPLLVRPRL, from the coding sequence GTGAACGTCCTGTGGGCGCTCAACGTTGTCGTCTCGAAACTGGCGGTGGACGAGCTTGCCCTGCCGCCGCTGTTCTACGCCGCGCTGCGTTCGGCCCTCGTGGTGCTCGCGCTCGCCCCGCTGTTGCGGCGCGTGCCGGAGAGACTGCCGCGCGTGCTTGCGGTGGGGCTTGCGATAAGCGGGGGGAGTTTCGCGCTGCTGTTCGTCGGCCTGCAAAGCGCTTCGCCATCGGCGGCGGGGATCGTCAGCCTGTCGGGCGCGCCGCTGACCGTGCTGTTCGCGATCCTGTTCCTCAAGGAAGAGGTGCGCTGGCGGCGCGGTATCGGGATCGCGCTGACCTTTGCGGGTGTCGCGGTGGCGATCGGCTCGCCATCGGGGCTCGAGAGCGGCTGGGGCCTCGCGTTCGTGTTCGCCTCGGCGGTGGTGGGCGCGCTGGGTTCGGTGTTCTTCAAGCGCCTGTCGATCGGCGCGGTGGAGATGCAGGCGTGGGCGGGTGTCGCCTCGGCTCTCGTTCTCTTCCCGCTCTCCTTCGCGCTCGAAAACGGGCAGGGGGCGAGCCTCGCCGCCAATCCGCTCGCGGCGGCGGGATGCGTGGTGTTCGCCGGGCTCATCGTGTCGGTCGGCGCGCATTCGAGCTATTACCGCCTGTTCCAGCGGTATGATGCGAACATGATCGTGCCTTTCACCCTGCTCACGCCGCTTCTCACCATCGCTTTCGGCGCTTGGCTGACGGGCGATCCGGTCGGCTGGCGGCTGCTTGCGGGAGGGGGCATCGCGCTGGCCGGGGTGGCGATCATCGTGCTGAGGCCGAGCGCCTCGATCTTCAAGCCGCTGCTGGTCCGCCCGCGGCTCTAG
- a CDS encoding WYL domain-containing protein, whose protein sequence is MARMEKLDRLLTLVAALGESAEGLTLDEMAEVIGANRRTAERLRDVILVHFDLEERIDDRHKRFRIPGALPSPFTQPNVEEIAALQSVAAMQRRGGSAQAELLESLLGKVQAGLRREVKSRMAPDLDPLVRLQRHHVPAGPMIEHAPETVAAIQGAMMAGVCLEFDYRAEGASEAKWRRVVPLGLIHGAVTYLIGKIPGRDLDPVPYRLDRMSEVRASNEPGAAGEEWDLDEWMSRSFGIWREEGHDIVLRVAATSAERARRWRFHPHQSIEEDGEEVVVRFHSGGLREIAEHLFTWGGEVRIEAPEELREVMRERLDAAQASLKKEPL, encoded by the coding sequence ATGGCGCGGATGGAGAAACTCGACCGGCTGCTCACGCTGGTTGCGGCGCTGGGCGAGAGCGCGGAAGGGCTGACGCTCGACGAGATGGCCGAGGTGATCGGCGCCAACCGCCGCACCGCCGAGCGGCTGCGCGATGTCATTCTCGTCCATTTCGACCTCGAGGAGCGCATCGACGACCGCCACAAGCGCTTCCGCATCCCCGGCGCGCTGCCGTCCCCTTTTACCCAGCCCAATGTCGAGGAGATCGCCGCGCTGCAATCGGTCGCGGCCATGCAGCGGCGAGGGGGCTCGGCGCAGGCGGAGCTGCTCGAAAGCCTGCTCGGCAAGGTGCAGGCGGGGCTGAGGCGCGAGGTCAAGAGCCGCATGGCGCCCGACCTCGACCCGCTCGTGCGCCTGCAGCGCCACCACGTGCCCGCCGGCCCGATGATCGAGCACGCGCCCGAAACCGTCGCCGCAATTCAAGGGGCGATGATGGCGGGCGTGTGCCTCGAATTCGACTACCGGGCGGAAGGGGCGAGCGAGGCGAAATGGCGCCGCGTCGTCCCGCTCGGCCTGATCCATGGCGCGGTCACCTACCTCATCGGCAAGATACCGGGCCGCGATCTCGACCCCGTCCCCTACCGCCTCGACCGGATGAGCGAGGTCCGCGCCTCTAACGAACCCGGCGCGGCGGGCGAGGAGTGGGACCTCGACGAATGGATGAGCCGCAGCTTCGGCATCTGGCGCGAGGAGGGGCATGACATCGTCCTGCGGGTCGCTGCGACATCCGCTGAGCGCGCGCGGCGCTGGCGCTTCCACCCGCATCAGAGCATCGAGGAAGACGGCGAGGAAGTGGTGGTCCGGTTCCACTCCGGCGGCCTGCGCGAGATCGCCGAGCACCTCTTCACCTGGGGCGGCGAAGTTCGCATCGAGGCGCCGGAAGAGCTGCGCGAGGTCATGAGGGAAAGGCTTGATGCGGCTCAGGCTTCGCTGAAGAAGGAGCCGCTTTGA
- a CDS encoding NAD(P)H-dependent oxidoreductase, translated as MTNILHIKASIRGDESISNQLGDRIVAGLRAKGDAQVTTRDLAANDLPFVSAERFAANLAPAEERTSEQADLAAISDTLIAELEAADTIVISSPVYNFGVPASLKAWADLVARAGRTFKYTENGPVGLLTGKKVYLAVASGGTKIGSAIDFMSPWLTFFLGFLGITDVAIVAADGIMGEDGEAKIAAAHEQAERLAA; from the coding sequence ATGACCAATATCCTCCACATCAAGGCCAGCATCCGCGGCGATGAAAGCATTTCGAACCAGCTCGGTGACCGGATCGTCGCGGGCCTCCGCGCAAAGGGCGATGCGCAGGTCACCACCCGCGACCTTGCCGCAAACGACCTGCCCTTCGTCAGCGCCGAGCGGTTCGCCGCGAACCTCGCCCCCGCCGAAGAACGCACGAGCGAACAGGCCGACCTCGCGGCGATTTCCGACACCCTGATCGCCGAACTCGAGGCCGCCGACACGATCGTCATCTCCTCGCCGGTCTACAATTTCGGCGTGCCTGCGAGCCTCAAGGCGTGGGCCGACCTCGTCGCCCGCGCGGGCCGCACCTTCAAGTACACCGAGAACGGACCCGTCGGCCTCCTCACCGGGAAGAAGGTCTATCTCGCGGTCGCTTCGGGCGGCACGAAGATCGGCAGCGCAATCGACTTCATGTCGCCCTGGCTGACCTTCTTCCTCGGCTTCCTCGGCATCACCGACGTCGCAATCGTCGCCGCCGACGGGATCATGGGCGAGGACGGCGAAGCGAAGATCGCTGCCGCCCACGAACAGGCCGAACGCCTCGCGGCCTGA
- a CDS encoding STAS/SEC14 domain-containing protein: MASLAPSHSISIDRHRAELHFAISGLWTKATMQDFLGELLDKARPFLRDRTPFSALGDLRDFVPQDRETAQVIRDSILAGRDNGLTRFAVVSSAPLVRMQYRRIADGVEVEFFDAPDEARRWLRSG; encoded by the coding sequence ATGGCTTCGCTAGCGCCCTCGCATTCGATCTCGATCGACCGGCATCGCGCGGAACTCCATTTCGCGATCAGCGGGCTGTGGACCAAGGCGACGATGCAGGATTTCCTCGGCGAGCTGCTCGACAAGGCACGCCCCTTCCTGCGCGACCGGACGCCGTTCAGCGCTCTGGGAGACCTGCGCGACTTCGTGCCGCAGGACCGAGAGACCGCGCAGGTGATCCGCGATTCGATCCTCGCCGGGCGCGACAACGGGCTCACCCGCTTCGCCGTCGTGTCCAGCGCGCCGCTGGTGCGGATGCAGTATCGCCGCATCGCGGACGGGGTGGAGGTCGAATTCTTCGACGCTCCGGACGAAGCGCGGCGCTGGCTGCGCTCGGGCTAG
- the yghU gene encoding glutathione-dependent disulfide-bond oxidoreductase, with amino-acid sequence MADPTYTPPKVWNPETVSGGRFAGINRPTAGAREEKELPQGDNPFQLHSLATPNGVKVTIMLEELLEKGHEGAEYDAWTVNISEGQQFTSGFVSINPNSKIPALIDRSGDTPFRVFESGAILVHLAEKFGEFLPPDPAARAEVLSWVFWQVGTGPFIGGGFGHFYAYAPEKYEYPINRYAMETKRIFDVADKRLGETRYLGGEDYTIADMANWPWLAPFVAGQIYNDAKTFLGIDEYENVARWAREIAARPAVKRGRIVNKTWGEDDEKLLERHSPSDFEGKKLDWSL; translated from the coding sequence ATGGCCGATCCCACCTACACCCCGCCCAAGGTCTGGAACCCCGAAACCGTCTCGGGCGGGCGCTTTGCCGGGATCAACCGACCGACCGCCGGCGCGCGCGAGGAAAAGGAGCTGCCGCAAGGCGACAATCCCTTCCAGCTCCACTCCCTTGCCACGCCCAACGGGGTGAAGGTGACGATCATGCTCGAGGAGCTGCTCGAAAAGGGCCACGAGGGCGCCGAATACGACGCCTGGACGGTGAACATTTCCGAAGGACAGCAATTCACCAGCGGCTTCGTCTCGATCAATCCCAATTCCAAGATCCCCGCCCTCATCGACCGCAGCGGCGACACCCCCTTCCGCGTGTTCGAATCGGGCGCGATCCTCGTCCATCTCGCGGAAAAATTCGGCGAGTTCCTGCCCCCCGACCCGGCCGCGCGCGCCGAAGTGCTCTCCTGGGTGTTCTGGCAGGTCGGCACCGGCCCCTTCATCGGCGGCGGCTTCGGCCATTTCTACGCCTATGCGCCGGAGAAATACGAATACCCGATCAACCGCTACGCGATGGAAACGAAGCGCATTTTCGACGTCGCGGACAAGCGGCTCGGCGAAACGCGCTATCTCGGCGGCGAGGACTACACCATCGCCGACATGGCGAACTGGCCGTGGCTCGCGCCCTTCGTCGCCGGGCAGATCTACAACGACGCGAAGACCTTCCTAGGCATCGACGAATACGAAAACGTCGCTCGCTGGGCCCGCGAGATCGCGGCAAGGCCGGCGGTGAAGCGCGGGCGGATCGTCAACAAGACCTGGGGCGAGGACGACGAGAAGCTGCTCGAACGCCACTCGCCGTCCGATTTCGAAGGCAAGAAACTCGACTGGAGCCTGTGA